In one Candidatus Paceibacterota bacterium genomic region, the following are encoded:
- a CDS encoding acylphosphatase: MEHLSIHLSYTIAMVKQLECEIFGRVQMVMFRDFVRRQSVKLGLSGFVQNTEAESVKVLAQGEEAKLNQLLTYLRKGPALAKVERISETWSEPKQIFDNFEIIYRNLFDRL; this comes from the coding sequence ATGGAGCATTTATCAATCCATTTGAGTTATACTATAGCGATGGTAAAACAGTTGGAATGTGAAATCTTTGGCCGGGTGCAGATGGTCATGTTTCGGGATTTTGTGAGACGCCAATCGGTGAAGCTTGGTTTGTCAGGTTTTGTACAGAATACTGAAGCCGAGTCGGTCAAGGTTTTAGCTCAAGGCGAAGAGGCCAAACTAAACCAATTGTTGACTTACTTGCGCAAAGGCCCAGCTTTGGCTAAGGTAGAGAGAATTTCCGAGACCTGGTCCGAACCAAAGCAAATATTCGATAATTTTGAAATTATTTACCGGAATTTATTTGATCGCCTTTAG
- a CDS encoding RuvX/YqgF family protein produces the protein MRFLGIDYGEKRVGLAISDESGKMAFPDQTLPNNKNLIGEIASICEKKEIERVIIGESRDYSGKPNAIMKEAEEFSVSLAKATGLNVINEPEFLTSHQASKIQGGSNQIDASAATIILQSHLDKLNLKNQNGK, from the coding sequence ATGCGTTTTTTGGGGATTGATTATGGTGAAAAGCGGGTAGGGCTGGCGATTTCCGACGAGAGTGGAAAAATGGCTTTTCCTGACCAAACTTTACCAAATAATAAGAATTTAATTGGTGAAATCGCCTCTATCTGTGAGAAGAAGGAGATTGAGAGGGTTATAATTGGTGAGTCGCGAGATTATTCCGGTAAACCAAACGCCATAATGAAAGAGGCCGAAGAGTTTAGTGTGTCTTTGGCTAAAGCGACCGGTCTTAATGTCATCAATGAGCCAGAATTTCTGACCTCGCACCAAGCTTCTAAGATTCAAGGCGGGAGTAATCAGATTGACGCGTCAGCAGCAACAATTATCTTGCAATCACATCTTGATAAATTAAATTTGAAAAATCAAAATGGAAAATGA
- a CDS encoding VTT domain-containing protein — translation MLDYLDPLFLIKALGLIGVLLIIFAESGLFFGFFLPGDSLLFTAGLLASQGYLNIYYLLPGVFLMAVLGDTFGYTFGRKIGPKIFTREDSLFFHKKHVERAKNFYEKYGNKTIVLARFIPIVRTFAPIVAGVGQMDYRKFLTYNIFGGLAWTVLLAGGGYFLGEIVPGIEKYVTLILVLIILTSFLPAISEIWQVWRQKHSA, via the coding sequence ATGTTAGATTATCTCGACCCGCTATTTTTAATCAAAGCTCTCGGACTTATCGGAGTTTTGCTCATAATTTTTGCCGAATCGGGGTTATTTTTTGGGTTTTTCTTGCCTGGTGATTCGCTCCTATTCACTGCCGGACTTTTGGCCTCGCAGGGTTATCTGAATATTTATTACCTCTTACCCGGGGTATTTTTGATGGCAGTTCTGGGAGATACCTTCGGCTACACCTTTGGTCGGAAAATCGGCCCCAAAATTTTTACGCGCGAAGATTCGTTATTTTTTCACAAAAAACACGTTGAGCGCGCCAAAAACTTCTATGAAAAGTATGGTAACAAAACCATTGTTTTGGCGCGGTTTATTCCGATTGTCAGGACTTTTGCTCCGATTGTGGCTGGGGTTGGGCAGATGGATTATCGGAAATTTTTGACCTATAATATTTTTGGCGGTCTGGCTTGGACGGTTTTGCTTGCCGGAGGCGGTTATTTTCTTGGCGAGATTGTGCCCGGGATTGAAAAGTATGTCACTTTGATTTTGGTTCTGATTATTTTAACCTCATTTTTGCCGGCTATCTCGGAAATCTGGCAGGTTTGGCGCCAAAAGCACAGCGCTTAG
- a CDS encoding PilN domain-containing protein — protein sequence MFKLLPEEQAKIIKREYYFRITTTSLFLLFLATLLALAFLYPIDILSSYKVNSAQATLKSEHADEISSGTSSLGPVLARAKTELDLLGQFRSPVSWYMLLGRLINVKPKGVVINSLNLGKGAKDNELSIGFGGVADDRFTLLELAKNLEKQSIFSKVVLPVSELAKNKDLNFSLSTTATF from the coding sequence ATGTTCAAGCTTTTACCAGAAGAACAGGCGAAAATTATTAAGAGGGAGTACTATTTTCGGATTACCACCACTTCCTTGTTTTTGCTTTTCTTGGCGACCTTACTGGCCTTAGCTTTTCTTTATCCGATTGACATTCTTTCTTCGTACAAAGTGAATAGTGCTCAGGCGACTTTGAAATCGGAACATGCCGATGAAATCTCAAGCGGAACAAGCAGTTTGGGTCCAGTTTTGGCAAGAGCGAAAACTGAGCTAGATTTGCTTGGTCAGTTCCGGTCGCCAGTCTCTTGGTATATGCTTCTGGGACGATTGATAAATGTCAAACCAAAAGGGGTAGTTATCAATTCCTTGAATTTAGGGAAAGGTGCTAAGGACAATGAGTTGTCTATTGGATTTGGCGGGGTAGCGGATGATCGCTTTACTCTGCTCGAGCTTGCCAAAAATCTTGAAAAACAAAGTATATTTTCCAAGGTCGTTCTGCCGGTTTCAGAATTGGCCAAAAATAAAGATCTCAACTTTTCGCTTAGCACGACCGCAACTTTTTAA
- the pilM gene encoding pilus assembly protein PilM, translated as MASFVKSFLRFFPTPQFLAMPAVGLDVSDRAIRFVEFGRRSGLPVLKNFGEIILPEGLVVGGEIKKPKELSEILTQVKARTGLKFARVALPEEKAYLFRTVIPKVEAKEVRSLLEFKLEENVPLSPAEVIFDYEIIPSRGPKSGNELEISVSAIPRQFVVDFSNVLGLAGLTPISFEVEARAFVRTLLKKNDSRATIIVFFKETKTVLAVAIGNLIYFTSTLSISGEMLTKTLANTLKIAPEVARRLKAEKGLAGYKENLDVFASLTTVLAALKDEISRIMIYWNSHEKIHNRVEQDISRVVFCGQDSAIPGFDVYMRAALGVEVAVGNVWLNAFDFDDCIPDISQSESLNYATAIGLALPKEL; from the coding sequence ATGGCGTCTTTTGTAAAATCTTTTCTGCGTTTTTTCCCAACCCCGCAATTTTTGGCAATGCCGGCGGTCGGTCTAGATGTTTCTGATCGGGCAATCCGGTTTGTTGAGTTTGGCCGCCGTTCCGGTCTGCCGGTCCTGAAAAATTTTGGCGAAATTATTCTCCCAGAGGGATTAGTGGTTGGCGGGGAGATTAAAAAGCCCAAGGAATTATCAGAGATTTTGACACAGGTCAAAGCGAGAACCGGTCTCAAATTTGCTAGAGTTGCTCTGCCGGAAGAAAAAGCTTATTTATTTAGAACCGTAATTCCCAAAGTCGAAGCCAAAGAGGTGCGTAGTCTTTTGGAATTCAAGTTGGAAGAAAATGTGCCCTTGTCGCCGGCCGAAGTAATTTTTGATTACGAAATTATTCCAAGTCGCGGGCCTAAATCTGGAAATGAGCTGGAAATCAGTGTCTCGGCTATCCCTCGCCAGTTTGTTGTGGATTTTTCCAATGTTTTGGGATTGGCGGGGCTGACTCCGATTTCTTTTGAAGTGGAGGCCAGGGCTTTTGTGCGGACTTTGCTAAAAAAGAATGATTCACGGGCCACGATTATCGTCTTTTTCAAAGAAACCAAAACCGTTTTAGCTGTGGCTATCGGCAACTTAATCTATTTTACTTCAACCCTAAGTATTAGCGGTGAAATGCTTACTAAAACTCTGGCGAACACTCTTAAAATTGCACCGGAAGTAGCGCGTCGTTTAAAAGCGGAGAAAGGTTTGGCCGGCTATAAAGAAAATCTTGATGTTTTCGCTTCGCTCACTACTGTTTTGGCGGCTCTCAAGGATGAGATTAGTCGGATTATGATTTATTGGAATTCACACGAGAAAATTCATAACCGTGTCGAGCAGGATATCAGTCGAGTGGTATTTTGTGGCCAGGATTCGGCCATTCCTGGTTTTGATGTCTACATGCGCGCCGCGCTTGGGGTTGAGGTGGCGGTCGGTAATGTTTGGCTCAACGCTTTTGATTTCGATGATTGTATTCCGGATATTAGCCAGAGCGAATCGCTCAATTATGCGACCGCTATCGGGCTGGCTTTACCGAAAGAGTTATAG